From a single Micromonospora sp. WMMD1102 genomic region:
- a CDS encoding sugar ABC transporter permease, whose amino-acid sequence MSIRETVSSARPASAGRAGEAARGTPGGRTRPRRRSRGLTAERLAPYVLVAPAVLIIVVLRLWPLLLGVNFSFTGDGDRNGTAVGFDNYLRLLDDPLFRQALRNVGLLVLLLPVAVAIPGLLATLIFLRVPGHRLYRSVYFFPAVLSPVIVGAIFNLLLAFDGPVNSVLGSVGLGPVDWLGDPDVAMFVVVGVHVWATFGMALVVFLAGFATLDAALLDAARVDGASLPQTIWHVIVPGLTRTIQFVFVTTMIGMLTSMFGLLYVMTSGGPEGSTYLPEYYVWIQQGQMNRPALASAASTVLFVIMLVVGLLQIRLLRRTGRVD is encoded by the coding sequence GTGTCGATCCGAGAAACCGTGTCGTCGGCCCGCCCGGCTTCGGCCGGGCGGGCCGGCGAGGCTGCCCGAGGCACGCCCGGCGGCCGTACCCGGCCGCGGCGGCGGTCCCGAGGGCTGACCGCCGAGCGGCTGGCGCCGTACGTGCTGGTGGCGCCGGCCGTCCTGATCATCGTGGTACTGCGGCTCTGGCCGCTGCTGCTCGGAGTCAACTTCTCCTTCACCGGCGACGGCGACCGCAACGGCACGGCGGTCGGCTTCGACAACTACCTCCGGCTGCTCGACGACCCGCTGTTCCGGCAGGCGCTGCGGAACGTCGGGCTGCTCGTGCTGCTGCTGCCGGTGGCGGTGGCCATCCCGGGCCTGCTCGCGACCCTCATCTTCCTGCGCGTACCCGGGCACCGGCTCTACCGCAGCGTCTACTTCTTCCCGGCCGTACTCTCGCCGGTCATCGTCGGCGCGATCTTCAACCTGCTGCTCGCGTTCGACGGCCCGGTCAACAGCGTGCTCGGCTCGGTCGGCCTCGGTCCGGTGGACTGGCTCGGCGACCCGGACGTGGCGATGTTCGTCGTGGTCGGCGTACACGTCTGGGCGACCTTCGGGATGGCCCTGGTGGTCTTCCTGGCCGGCTTCGCGACCCTGGACGCCGCGCTGCTCGACGCCGCCCGGGTCGACGGCGCGTCCCTGCCGCAGACCATCTGGCACGTGATCGTCCCCGGTCTGACCCGGACCATCCAGTTCGTCTTCGTGACCACGATGATCGGGATGCTGACCTCGATGTTCGGCCTGCTCTACGTCATGACCAGCGGTGGCCCGGAGGGCTCCACCTACCTACCGGAGTACTACGTCTGGATCCAGCAGGGTCAGATGAACCGTCCGGCCCTGGCCTCGGCCGCGTCGACGGTGCTCTTCGTGATCATGCTGGTCGTCGGCCTGCTCCAGATCAGGCTGCTCCGCCGGACCGGAAGGGTGGACTGA
- a CDS encoding acyl-CoA thioesterase, protein MTEQPAPQPSGKPTSYSRVTLSRIMTAVDVNLYGTVHGGVLMKFVDDVAGASAARHSGGTAVTAAIDEIVFAEPVRVGDLVHAHAQVNWTGQTSMEVGVRVVAERWDSAEDDPILVATAYLVFVGVDVAGNPRPVRPVLPQTPSDERRFREAEIRRAHRLAKRKAIQAHRGAAADPSVAG, encoded by the coding sequence ATGACCGAGCAGCCCGCGCCGCAGCCGTCCGGCAAGCCGACCTCGTACTCCCGGGTCACGCTCAGCCGGATCATGACGGCGGTCGACGTCAACCTCTACGGCACCGTGCACGGCGGGGTCCTGATGAAGTTCGTCGACGACGTGGCCGGGGCGTCGGCGGCCCGGCACTCCGGCGGTACCGCGGTCACCGCCGCGATCGACGAGATCGTCTTCGCCGAGCCGGTCCGGGTCGGTGACCTGGTGCACGCGCACGCCCAGGTCAACTGGACCGGCCAGACCTCGATGGAGGTCGGGGTACGGGTGGTCGCCGAGCGCTGGGACAGCGCCGAGGACGACCCGATCCTGGTGGCCACCGCCTACCTGGTCTTCGTCGGGGTGGACGTGGCCGGCAACCCGCGCCCGGTCCGCCCGGTACTGCCGCAGACCCCCTCGGACGAGCGCCGGTTCCGCGAGGCGGAGATCCGCCGGGCGCACCGGCTGGCCAAGCGCAAGGCGATCCAGGCACACCGGGGCGCCGCCGCCGACCCCTCGGTCGCCGGCTGA
- a CDS encoding acetoacetate--CoA ligase: protein MGEVLWTPPPAGEDRSRIGDYLRWLRRHRGLDFDDYAALWPWSVTDLAGFWRSIWDYFEVQAHTEPTATLVDPTMPGTRWFPGATLNYAEHVLRMPGLGDDEPVVIAHSQTRAPVTLTAAELREQVRRVRAGLVRLGVGRGDRVAAYAPNVPETLVLMLATASLGAVFSSCAPEFGTRSVLDRWRQIAPTVLVAVDGYRYGDKPVDRRAEVATIRAELPSLVHTVVLPYLEPDAAPPDGTLAWAELAAGTDEPLAFAAVPFEHPLYVLYSSGTTGLPKPIVHGHGGILLEHLKMLALHHDLGPGDRFFWFTTTGWMMWNFLVSGPAVGAAIVLFDGNPAVRAEPGRPAEPDLGTLWRLAAETRTSYFGTSAPFLLACRKAGLRPAESFDLSAVRGVGSTGAPLPAEGFRWVYDSVGAHLRLDSISGGTDVCTGFVGGVPLLPVVAGEITCRCLGARVEARSADGEPVLDQLGELVITAPMPSMPVGFWDDPDGSRYREAYFDVYPGVWRHGDWITVSGRGSCVITGRSDATLNRGGVRLGTAEFYSVVEGLPEVTDSLVVHLEDDEGGAGELLLFVVLAQGLELDAELTGRINRELRTGLSPRHVPDAIHQVGAVPRTLSAKKLEVPVKKILTGAAVDSAAATGALANPESLVAFERFARQRTAGRP, encoded by the coding sequence GTGGGCGAGGTGCTCTGGACGCCGCCACCGGCCGGCGAGGACCGGTCCCGGATCGGCGACTACCTGCGCTGGCTGCGCCGGCACCGGGGACTCGACTTCGACGACTACGCCGCGCTCTGGCCGTGGTCGGTCACCGATCTCGCCGGCTTCTGGCGCTCGATCTGGGACTACTTCGAGGTCCAGGCGCACACCGAGCCGACCGCCACCCTGGTCGACCCGACCATGCCCGGCACCCGCTGGTTCCCCGGCGCCACCCTCAACTACGCCGAGCACGTACTCCGGATGCCCGGGCTCGGCGACGACGAGCCGGTGGTGATCGCGCACAGCCAGACCCGGGCCCCGGTCACCCTCACCGCCGCGGAACTGCGCGAGCAGGTACGCCGGGTCCGGGCCGGACTGGTCCGGCTCGGTGTCGGCCGGGGCGACCGGGTGGCGGCGTACGCCCCGAACGTCCCCGAGACCCTCGTGCTGATGCTCGCCACCGCCAGCCTCGGGGCGGTCTTCTCCTCCTGCGCCCCCGAGTTCGGCACCCGCAGCGTGCTCGACCGATGGCGGCAGATCGCCCCGACCGTGCTGGTGGCGGTGGACGGCTACCGGTACGGCGACAAGCCCGTCGACCGGCGCGCCGAGGTGGCGACGATCCGGGCCGAGCTGCCGTCCCTGGTACACACGGTGGTGCTGCCCTATCTGGAGCCGGACGCCGCGCCGCCGGACGGGACGCTGGCCTGGGCGGAGCTGGCGGCCGGCACCGACGAGCCGCTGGCCTTCGCGGCCGTGCCGTTCGAGCACCCGCTCTACGTGCTCTACTCCTCCGGCACCACCGGGCTGCCGAAGCCGATCGTGCACGGGCACGGCGGCATCCTGCTCGAACACCTGAAGATGCTGGCCCTGCACCACGACCTCGGCCCCGGCGACCGGTTCTTCTGGTTCACCACCACCGGCTGGATGATGTGGAACTTCCTGGTCTCCGGCCCGGCGGTGGGTGCGGCGATCGTGCTCTTCGACGGCAACCCGGCGGTGCGGGCCGAGCCGGGCCGCCCGGCCGAGCCGGACCTGGGCACGCTGTGGCGGCTGGCCGCCGAGACCCGCACCAGCTACTTCGGCACCTCGGCGCCGTTCCTGCTGGCCTGTCGCAAGGCCGGGCTACGCCCGGCCGAATCATTCGACCTTTCCGCGGTCCGCGGGGTCGGTTCGACAGGTGCGCCGCTGCCGGCCGAGGGCTTCCGCTGGGTGTACGACTCCGTCGGCGCGCACCTGCGGCTCGACTCGATCTCCGGCGGCACCGACGTCTGCACCGGTTTCGTCGGCGGCGTGCCGCTGCTGCCGGTGGTGGCCGGTGAGATCACCTGCCGCTGCCTCGGTGCCCGGGTGGAGGCCCGGTCGGCCGACGGCGAGCCGGTGCTGGACCAGCTCGGCGAGCTGGTGATCACCGCACCGATGCCGAGCATGCCGGTCGGGTTCTGGGACGACCCGGACGGCAGCCGCTACCGGGAGGCGTACTTCGACGTCTATCCCGGGGTGTGGCGGCACGGCGACTGGATCACCGTCAGCGGGCGGGGCAGCTGTGTGATAACCGGCCGTTCCGACGCCACCCTCAACCGGGGCGGCGTACGCCTCGGCACGGCCGAATTCTATTCGGTGGTCGAGGGGCTGCCCGAGGTGACCGACTCGCTGGTGGTGCACCTGGAGGACGACGAGGGCGGCGCGGGCGAGCTGCTGCTCTTCGTCGTACTCGCGCAGGGGTTGGAGCTGGACGCCGAGCTGACCGGGCGGATCAACCGGGAGCTGCGTACCGGGCTGTCGCCCCGGCACGTGCCGGACGCGATCCACCAGGTCGGTGCGGTGCCGAGGACGTTGTCGGCGAAGAAGCTGGAGGTGCCGGTGAAGAAGATCCTCACCGGCGCGGCGGTGGACTCGGCCGCCGCCACCGGCGCACTGGCCAACCCGGAGTCGCTCGTCGCCTTCGAGCGGTTCGCCCGGCAGCGGACCGCCGGCCGGCCATAG
- a CDS encoding mandelate racemase/muconate lactonizing enzyme family protein translates to MRITGYRTLSTVQEWGRPVGDANGIFPDGVTSLPIVVVETDEGITGVGFGPHVEIERIFPAVEGEDPRAVPALYDRMLRQTFKAGHAGQVFGTIGAIDTALWDIKAKAAGEPLWRLLGGRDRRVPAYASGLDIGLTDDELVAEYQRYARHGLRAAKLKGGLDIDRDRERLCLVRDVLAEAAPGQRPGLMLDVNEAWTRKQAVRHVGELERVLDLIWIEEPVRRWDADGLAAVSRGVRASVATGENLTGLEQYRPLITAGAVDVVQASAVWGITHFLRVAALAHAHDLPVSPIGNSPAGLLHAATSVPNHLVSELQDLHRPIGVALDLHVEEGAFVLGDSPGLGVLLDEEAIGRSDRTPGGVTAESPNVRPERAGRRLLAGADGARPLLPVGPVGVGPTANHRRHHP, encoded by the coding sequence ATGCGGATCACCGGGTACCGGACCCTCAGCACGGTCCAGGAGTGGGGGCGCCCCGTCGGCGACGCCAACGGGATCTTCCCGGACGGGGTCACCTCGCTGCCGATCGTCGTCGTCGAGACCGACGAGGGGATCACCGGGGTGGGCTTCGGGCCGCACGTCGAGATCGAGCGGATCTTCCCGGCGGTGGAGGGCGAGGATCCCCGCGCGGTGCCGGCACTCTACGACCGGATGCTGCGGCAGACCTTCAAGGCCGGCCACGCGGGACAGGTCTTCGGCACGATCGGCGCGATCGACACCGCCCTCTGGGACATCAAGGCCAAGGCGGCCGGTGAGCCGCTCTGGCGACTGCTGGGCGGCCGCGACCGGCGGGTCCCGGCGTACGCGTCCGGTCTGGACATCGGGCTGACCGACGACGAGCTGGTCGCGGAGTACCAGCGCTACGCCCGGCACGGGCTGCGGGCCGCCAAGCTCAAGGGCGGCCTCGACATCGACCGGGACCGGGAGCGGCTCTGCCTGGTCCGGGACGTACTCGCCGAGGCGGCCCCCGGGCAGCGGCCGGGACTGATGCTCGACGTCAACGAGGCGTGGACCCGCAAGCAGGCAGTCCGGCACGTCGGCGAACTGGAGCGGGTGCTGGACCTCATCTGGATCGAGGAGCCGGTCCGGCGCTGGGACGCCGACGGGCTGGCCGCGGTCAGCCGCGGGGTGCGGGCCTCGGTCGCCACCGGGGAGAACCTGACCGGGCTCGAACAGTACCGCCCGCTGATCACGGCGGGGGCGGTCGACGTCGTCCAGGCGTCCGCCGTCTGGGGGATCACGCACTTCCTCCGGGTGGCCGCCCTCGCCCACGCCCACGACCTGCCGGTCAGCCCGATCGGCAACAGCCCGGCCGGGCTGCTGCACGCCGCCACCTCGGTGCCGAACCACCTGGTGAGCGAGTTGCAGGACCTGCACCGCCCGATCGGGGTCGCCCTCGACCTGCACGTCGAGGAGGGTGCCTTCGTCCTCGGCGACTCGCCGGGCCTCGGCGTACTGCTCGACGAGGAGGCGATCGGGCGGTCGGACCGTACTCCGGGGGGCGTGACCGCGGAGAGCCCGAACGTCCGGCCGGAACGGGCCGGGCGGCGGCTGCTGGCCGGAGCCGACGGCGCCCGCCCACTGCTCCCGGTCGGCCCGGTCGGCGTCGGCCCCACCGCCAACCACCGGCGGCACCATCCCTGA
- a CDS encoding carbohydrate ABC transporter permease: MSRIGLGRWFVAIPMALLALATVYPLVFTANVAMKTRREYILDRFSLTEALRWENVVTAWTSVGMGRYFVNSLVVVTASVLLLLLFGSMAGFALSQLRFRGSSALFLGCLAGLFVPFQVIMVPLARIMADTGLLDTYPGLILVYVAQFLPFTVFLMTSYYKTIPAEIIDAARIDGNSVYGVYRRIMLPLGTPALLSVGILNALFCWNDVLMALVVMPSAEHRTLMVGVTSLRGQYSDDIPTFAAGVMIAAIPVLLVYLFLQRQIADGVAAGSTKG, encoded by the coding sequence ATGTCCCGGATCGGCCTGGGCCGGTGGTTCGTCGCGATCCCGATGGCCCTGCTCGCGCTGGCCACGGTCTATCCGCTGGTCTTCACCGCGAACGTCGCGATGAAGACCCGGCGGGAGTACATCCTGGACCGCTTCTCGCTCACCGAGGCGCTGCGCTGGGAGAACGTCGTCACCGCCTGGACCAGCGTCGGGATGGGCCGGTACTTCGTCAACTCGCTCGTCGTGGTGACCGCCTCGGTGCTGCTGTTGCTGCTGTTCGGCTCGATGGCCGGCTTCGCCCTGAGCCAGCTGCGGTTCCGCGGGTCGTCGGCGCTCTTCCTGGGCTGTCTCGCCGGGCTCTTCGTCCCGTTCCAGGTGATCATGGTGCCGCTCGCCAGGATCATGGCGGACACCGGCCTGCTCGACACGTACCCCGGGCTGATCCTGGTGTACGTGGCGCAGTTCCTGCCCTTCACGGTCTTCCTGATGACGAGCTACTACAAGACCATCCCGGCGGAGATCATCGACGCGGCCCGGATCGACGGCAACAGCGTGTACGGCGTCTACCGGCGGATCATGCTGCCGCTGGGCACCCCGGCCCTGCTGTCGGTCGGCATCCTCAACGCGCTGTTCTGCTGGAACGACGTCCTGATGGCGCTCGTGGTGATGCCCTCGGCCGAGCACCGCACCCTGATGGTCGGGGTGACCTCGCTGCGCGGGCAGTACTCCGACGACATCCCGACCTTCGCCGCCGGTGTCATGATCGCCGCGATTCCCGTCCTGCTGGTCTACCTCTTCCTCCAGCGCCAGATCGCCGACGGCGTCGCCGCCGGTTCCACGAAGGGCTGA
- a CDS encoding alcohol dehydrogenase catalytic domain-containing protein has product MKAVVYRGARHLGIEERDPTPPGPGQLRIAVAYTGICGTDLHIYHGDMDARVGPSAVLGHEMSGLVEAVGPDVTGWSVGQPVTVMPTRSCGRCAACRRGTSHICHRMDFLGIDSPGAMQSSWTLPADLVIALPEELPLDRAALVEPVAVAVHDVRRADLRPDEHVVVVGGGPVGVLIALVARARGARVKLVEPAPARRAVAAELGIETVDPSTADVVALTEEWTGGAGADVAFEVSGSAAGVDTAVRVLTTRGRLVMVAIHPQPRPVDLHRFFWRELELLGARLYQRDDVVEAVRLVAADTVPVQPLISQVVPVDGVHTAFTALEGGAVLKVLLDWREDAR; this is encoded by the coding sequence TTGAAGGCAGTCGTCTACCGGGGCGCCCGCCACCTCGGGATCGAGGAGCGTGACCCGACGCCGCCGGGCCCCGGCCAGCTCCGGATCGCGGTGGCGTACACCGGGATCTGCGGCACCGACCTGCACATCTACCACGGGGACATGGACGCCCGGGTCGGCCCGTCGGCCGTACTCGGGCACGAGATGTCCGGCCTGGTCGAGGCGGTCGGTCCCGACGTCACCGGCTGGTCGGTGGGCCAGCCGGTGACGGTGATGCCCACCCGGTCCTGCGGCCGGTGTGCCGCCTGCCGGCGGGGTACCTCGCACATCTGTCACCGGATGGACTTCCTCGGCATCGACTCACCGGGCGCGATGCAGTCGTCCTGGACGCTGCCCGCCGACCTGGTGATCGCGCTGCCCGAGGAACTGCCGCTCGACCGGGCGGCGCTCGTCGAACCGGTCGCGGTCGCCGTGCACGACGTCCGGCGGGCGGACCTGCGGCCGGACGAGCACGTCGTCGTGGTGGGCGGCGGTCCGGTCGGCGTGCTCATCGCCCTGGTCGCCCGGGCCCGGGGCGCCCGGGTGAAACTCGTCGAACCCGCTCCCGCGCGGCGGGCGGTCGCCGCCGAGCTGGGCATCGAGACGGTCGACCCGAGCACCGCGGACGTGGTCGCGCTGACCGAGGAGTGGACCGGCGGCGCCGGCGCCGACGTGGCGTTCGAGGTGTCCGGCTCGGCCGCCGGTGTCGACACAGCGGTACGGGTGCTGACCACCCGGGGCCGGCTGGTGATGGTCGCGATCCATCCGCAACCCCGCCCGGTCGACCTGCACCGGTTCTTCTGGCGGGAACTGGAGCTGCTCGGTGCACGGCTGTACCAGCGCGACGACGTGGTCGAGGCGGTCCGGCTGGTCGCCGCCGACACCGTCCCGGTCCAGCCGCTGATCTCCCAGGTCGTACCCGTCGACGGCGTGCACACCGCCTTCACGGCCCTGGAGGGCGGCGCCGTGCTGAAGGTACTGCTCGACTGGCGGGAGGATGCCCGGTGA
- a CDS encoding extracellular solute-binding protein produces the protein MVWDWKSGEPAAAAYIEKAKADFAKKHPDVTVEFVAQPFDQYYTLLGAAIQAGKGPDVVLFNGGGQIRDRVSALLPLDEYVAEDRQRLAGWEAFTAADKTYASPVTLQGHPIYYNKSLYEKAGLDPAKPAGTWDEFAANCATITSKTGARCFALGNKEGYGIQFWLSGLASGVLTTAEYDAWIAGKRDWNSPDVKRIFQLWKEAGDKKLNNDGANSTAMFNDSFALFQSGKAAHVIGLMSDVGHWKDFNEFLTPEKLGVMGAPVVTAGTTPSLPYDGGIGYGVAKWTKDPKVAADLVRSLTSTDALKAFFADAGAIAADTTIDATQAGPAVGTMISGLKSGKPALHVALSSEALELMGRLSQQLLSGSVTVDEVAKQMAAVDKAG, from the coding sequence GTGGTCTGGGACTGGAAATCCGGTGAACCCGCAGCCGCAGCCTATATCGAGAAGGCGAAGGCCGACTTCGCCAAGAAGCACCCCGACGTCACCGTCGAGTTCGTGGCTCAGCCGTTCGACCAGTACTACACCCTGCTCGGTGCGGCCATCCAGGCCGGCAAGGGGCCGGACGTCGTCCTCTTCAACGGCGGCGGCCAGATCCGCGACCGGGTCAGCGCACTCCTGCCGCTCGACGAGTACGTGGCCGAGGACCGGCAACGACTGGCCGGCTGGGAGGCGTTCACCGCCGCCGACAAGACCTACGCCAGCCCGGTCACCCTGCAGGGGCACCCGATCTACTACAACAAGTCGCTCTACGAGAAGGCCGGACTCGACCCGGCGAAGCCGGCCGGCACCTGGGACGAGTTCGCCGCCAACTGCGCCACCATCACCAGCAAGACCGGCGCCAGGTGCTTCGCCCTCGGCAACAAGGAGGGCTACGGCATCCAGTTCTGGCTCTCCGGCCTGGCCTCCGGCGTGCTCACCACCGCCGAGTACGACGCCTGGATCGCCGGCAAGCGGGACTGGAACTCGCCGGACGTCAAGCGGATCTTCCAGCTCTGGAAGGAGGCCGGCGACAAGAAGCTGAACAACGACGGCGCCAACTCGACGGCGATGTTCAACGACTCCTTCGCGCTGTTCCAGTCCGGCAAGGCCGCCCACGTGATCGGGCTGATGTCGGACGTGGGGCACTGGAAGGACTTCAACGAGTTCCTGACGCCGGAGAAGCTCGGCGTGATGGGCGCCCCGGTGGTCACCGCCGGCACCACCCCGAGCCTGCCGTACGACGGCGGCATCGGGTACGGCGTCGCGAAGTGGACCAAGGACCCGAAGGTGGCCGCCGACCTGGTGCGCTCGCTGACCTCCACCGACGCCCTGAAGGCGTTCTTCGCCGATGCCGGCGCGATCGCCGCCGACACCACGATCGACGCGACCCAGGCCGGCCCGGCCGTCGGGACGATGATCTCGGGGCTGAAGTCCGGCAAGCCAGCGCTGCACGTCGCGCTCTCCTCGGAGGCGCTGGAGCTGATGGGACGCCTCTCCCAGCAGCTCCTGAGCGGCTCGGTCACCGTCGACGAGGTCGCCAAGCAGATGGCCGCGGTCGACAAGGCGGGTTGA
- a CDS encoding FadR/GntR family transcriptional regulator — MTTSRQANPGAPAPPAWSRRPANLARAVTAELVERIVRGQHPSGTPLPPEPILCETFSVSRTVVREAVKILQEKGLVQVRQGSGTTVTPPSMWDMLDELVLGATIAQDDTLAILDDLVVTRRVLESDMANVAARQAGPEHLRRLRELVDRMDELVDDHVAYHDHDRAFHDTVMQASGNRIARGVVRSLESQVVNTARYMGRTERALCVASNQGHRRIYDRIAAQDPEGAAEAMFTHITEAWLVRRGGSGSPARLQR, encoded by the coding sequence ATGACGACATCGCGACAAGCGAATCCGGGCGCTCCCGCACCCCCGGCCTGGTCACGGCGACCGGCCAACCTGGCCAGGGCGGTGACCGCGGAACTGGTCGAGCGGATCGTCCGCGGACAGCACCCGTCCGGCACGCCGCTGCCGCCCGAGCCGATCCTCTGCGAGACCTTCTCGGTCAGCCGGACCGTCGTCCGGGAGGCCGTGAAGATTCTCCAGGAGAAGGGGCTGGTGCAGGTCCGGCAGGGCAGCGGCACCACCGTCACCCCGCCCTCGATGTGGGACATGCTCGACGAGCTGGTCCTCGGTGCGACAATCGCCCAGGACGACACCCTGGCGATCCTGGACGACCTCGTCGTCACCCGGCGGGTGCTGGAGTCCGACATGGCGAACGTGGCCGCCCGGCAGGCCGGCCCGGAGCACCTGCGACGACTGCGCGAGCTGGTGGACCGGATGGACGAGCTGGTGGACGACCACGTCGCCTACCACGACCACGACCGCGCCTTCCACGACACCGTCATGCAGGCGTCCGGAAACCGGATCGCCCGCGGCGTCGTACGGTCGCTGGAGAGCCAGGTGGTGAACACCGCCCGGTACATGGGCCGGACCGAACGGGCGCTCTGCGTGGCGTCCAACCAGGGACACCGGCGCATCTACGACCGGATCGCCGCGCAGGACCCGGAGGGCGCCGCCGAGGCGATGTTCACGCACATCACCGAGGCGTGGCTGGTGCGCCGGGGTGGATCGGGCAGTCCGGCGCGCCTGCAACGGTGA
- the kduD gene encoding 2-dehydro-3-deoxy-D-gluconate 5-dehydrogenase KduD has translation MTGLFDLSGRTAVVTGARRGIGLAMAEALALAGADIVGVSARMEPDGSEVERRVRAAGRRFTPLRADFADRGAVHELADQVDALGPVDILVNNGGTIARTPAVDHPDEMWDHVIEVNLNSQFVLSRQLGRRMVDRGRGKIIFTASLLSFQGGITVPGYAAAKSGIAGLTRALANEWAAHGVNVNAVAPGYIATDNTRALREDADRNTAILARIPTGRWGRPDDLAGATVFLASAASDYVNGVVLPVDGGWLGR, from the coding sequence GTGACCGGCCTGTTCGACCTGTCCGGGCGGACGGCGGTGGTGACCGGCGCCCGCCGGGGCATCGGGCTGGCCATGGCCGAGGCGCTGGCGCTGGCCGGGGCCGACATCGTCGGCGTCTCCGCCCGGATGGAACCGGACGGCAGCGAGGTGGAACGCCGGGTCCGCGCCGCCGGGCGACGGTTCACGCCGCTGCGGGCGGACTTCGCCGACCGGGGCGCGGTGCACGAGCTGGCCGACCAGGTCGACGCGCTGGGCCCGGTCGACATCCTGGTAAACAACGGCGGCACGATCGCCCGGACCCCGGCGGTCGACCACCCGGACGAGATGTGGGACCACGTCATCGAGGTGAACCTGAACAGCCAGTTCGTGCTGAGCCGGCAGCTCGGCCGGCGGATGGTGGACCGGGGACGCGGGAAGATCATCTTCACCGCGTCGCTGCTCAGCTTCCAGGGCGGGATCACCGTGCCGGGGTACGCGGCCGCGAAGTCCGGCATCGCCGGGCTGACCCGGGCACTGGCCAACGAGTGGGCGGCACACGGCGTGAACGTCAACGCCGTCGCGCCCGGCTACATCGCCACCGACAACACCCGGGCGCTGCGCGAGGACGCCGACCGGAACACCGCCATCCTCGCCCGGATCCCGACCGGCCGGTGGGGCCGCCCCGACGACCTGGCCGGCGCGACCGTCTTCCTCGCCTCCGCCGCCTCGGACTACGTCAACGGCGTGGTGCTGCCCGTCGACGGCGGATGGCTGGGCCGGTGA
- a CDS encoding RICIN domain-containing protein — MAAAVLAAGALGVLHATPASAATVDTNAWYVLVNRNSGKALDLYGLATNDGARISQWTRNDGANQQWQFVDSGGGYYRLKSRHSGKVLDVSNASTADGGAIVQWADHNGTNQQFRLADSDGGHVRLLNRNSNKAVEVQGASTADGANVVQYADGNGNNQQWQLVRLGGGGPTDPPPTGGSAGCGKAPTLRNGTHSIQSNGKARSFILRMPNNYNNSTPYRLIFAFHWRGGTANEIDSGGTSGQAWSYYGQWEQSGNNSAILVAPQGFGNGWANSGGEDVVFVDDMIRQIESDLCVNPARRFATGFSWGGGMSYALACARATVFRAVAVIAGAQISGCSGGSQPIAYFGLHGISDNVLNISQGRGLRDTFVRNNGCTAQNPPEPAAGSRTHRTTAYSGCRSGYPVQWAAFDNGHMPGPVDGTYSESGVTTWTKGEIWRFFAQF, encoded by the coding sequence ATGGCCGCGGCGGTCCTCGCGGCCGGCGCCCTCGGCGTACTGCACGCGACACCCGCCTCGGCGGCCACCGTGGACACCAACGCCTGGTACGTGCTGGTCAACCGGAACAGCGGCAAGGCCCTGGACCTGTACGGCCTGGCCACCAACGACGGTGCGCGGATCAGCCAGTGGACCCGCAACGACGGGGCCAACCAGCAGTGGCAGTTCGTCGACTCCGGCGGCGGCTACTACCGGTTGAAGTCCCGGCACTCCGGCAAGGTCCTCGACGTGTCGAACGCGTCGACCGCCGACGGCGGCGCGATCGTCCAGTGGGCCGACCACAACGGCACGAACCAGCAGTTCCGGCTCGCCGACTCGGACGGCGGCCACGTCCGGCTGCTCAACCGGAACAGCAACAAGGCGGTGGAGGTGCAGGGCGCCTCGACGGCCGACGGCGCGAACGTCGTCCAGTACGCCGACGGCAACGGCAACAACCAGCAGTGGCAGCTGGTCCGGCTCGGCGGCGGCGGACCGACCGACCCGCCGCCGACCGGTGGCAGCGCCGGATGTGGCAAGGCACCGACGCTGCGCAACGGCACGCACTCGATCCAGAGCAACGGCAAGGCCCGCAGCTTCATCCTGCGGATGCCGAACAACTACAACAACAGCACCCCGTACCGGCTGATCTTCGCCTTCCACTGGCGGGGCGGCACCGCCAACGAGATCGACTCGGGCGGCACCAGCGGCCAGGCCTGGTCCTACTACGGCCAGTGGGAGCAGTCGGGCAACAACAGCGCGATCCTGGTGGCACCGCAGGGCTTCGGCAACGGCTGGGCCAACTCCGGCGGTGAGGACGTGGTCTTCGTCGACGACATGATCCGCCAGATCGAGAGCGACCTCTGCGTCAACCCGGCCCGCCGGTTCGCCACCGGCTTCAGCTGGGGCGGCGGGATGAGCTACGCCCTGGCCTGCGCGCGGGCCACGGTCTTCCGGGCGGTCGCGGTGATCGCCGGCGCGCAGATCAGCGGGTGCAGCGGCGGGTCACAACCCATCGCGTACTTCGGGCTGCACGGCATCTCGGACAACGTCCTGAACATCTCCCAGGGCCGGGGCCTGCGGGACACGTTCGTCCGGAACAACGGGTGCACCGCGCAGAACCCGCCCGAGCCGGCGGCGGGCAGCCGGACGCACCGCACCACCGCCTACTCGGGCTGCCGGTCGGGGTACCCGGTGCAGTGGGCCGCGTTCGACAACGGCCACATGCCCGGCCCGGTCGACGGGACCTACTCGGAGAGTGGCGTCACGACCTGGACCAAGGGTGAGATCTGGCGGTTCTTCGCGCAGTTCTAG